GTCGAGGGTGACCAGCTTGCCATTAACCTTGGCCCCGCGGCAACGGTGACCAATATCGGTGTGGACGTGGTAGGCGAAGTCAATCGGCGTCGAGCCTGCCGGCAGGTCGAAGACATCTCCCTTTGGGCTGAAAACGTACACCCGGTCTTCGAAGACCTCCGTCTTCATAGCGTCCACGAAGTCGGAGGCGTCGTCCACATCCTGGCGCCAATCCATCAAGCCCCGCAGCCAGTTGATACGCTGCTCGAAGGCATCGTCCCGGCGACGCCCCTCCTTGTAGCGCCAGTGGGCGGCGATGCCGTACTCGGCGTTCTCGTGCATCTCCGGGGTCCGGATCTGGACCTCGAGGGTCTTCCCGTCGTCGTAGACGACGGCGGTGTGCAACGACTGGTAGAAGCTGTCCTTGGGGGTGGCGATATAGTCGTCGAAGGTCCCCGGAATTGGCTTCCAGTGACCATGGATCACCCCAAGGGCCAGGTAGCAGTCGGCCGGGCGCGCGGCCATGATCCGCACCCCGCGGACGTCATACACCTGGTCGAAGGGGACCTCCTTGCGCTCCATCTTTCGGTAGATCGAGTACAGATGTTTCGGCCGCCCACTGACCTCGGCCTCAATGCCTGCCTGGGTCAGGACATCCCGCAAGCGCTGGTCGATCGCGGCCAGCTCGCGCTCTCGCGACTCGCGACGAGTCGAGACCAGCTGGGCGATTTCTCTGAATTTCTCAGGCTGGCTGTGGCGGAAGCTAAGGTCCTCCAGCTCCCACTTCATCTGCCAGATCCCAAGCCGGCTGGCGAGGGGCGCGAAGATTTCCTGGGTCTCCTCTGCAATTCGCCGCCGTTTCTCGGCGGGCAAGTGACGCAGCGTGCGCATGTTGTGCAGGCGGTCGGCGAGCTTGATGACCACGACCCTGACGTCGTCCCCCATGGCCAGGAACGTCTTGCGCAAAGTCTCTTTGGCCAGGTCCGCATCCCGGGCCGGTCTTCCCCCTGCCTCGCGCTCACCTCTCCGGCTGACGCGCGGCAACTGCGTCAGCTTGGTGACTCCGTCGACCAGGCTGGCAACCTCGGGGCCGAATTCCTTCTCGAGATCCTTGAGGGTGATGGAGGTGTCTTCGACCGTGTCGTGCAACAGCCCGGCTGCGATCGCCGCGGGAGGCGCGCCGAGCTCCGACAGGATGCGCGCTACGGCCAGAGAATGCCGGATGTGTGCTTCGCCGGACGCCCGCACCTGGCCGTCGTGGGCTTTGTCGGCCACTTGGTACGCCCGAACGATCAAGTCCCGATCGACTGGGCTCGTGCTCTCGGGGAGCGTCTTCAGCAGCCCGCTGAGATCCATTGCCTCACCAACGCCGAGGAGTATAAGCCCTCCCGGACGCCTGGTCCAAGGAGGGCTCGTTGCCTGCCGGTTGACCGGTTGCGCAGGCGGCCGGCGGGGTGCTTCCGTCAGCTACCCGCCGAGGAGGGCCAGCAGCCGCTCACCCCAATCGTCGGCGATATCCAGCACGGCTTCAGTTCGGCGCGTATCGAGCCACGCCCGGAAGGCCGAACTCCCGGCGAGCTGATACTCGAATTCGTCCAGGGTCCGGACTTGGCGGTCCTGGATGTCGATCAGGTGCCAGCCGAAAGGAGTCTGCACCGGGCCCACGACGGCGCCCACCTTCCCGGCGAATGCGGCCTCTTCGAAGGCAGGGGTCATGGCGTTTCTGCCGAACCAGCCCAGGTCACCGCCCTGGTCCTTATTAGCCTCATCCAGCGAGAGCTCCGCCGCCAGCGCTTCCCAGCTCTCGCCGTCTTTGAGGCGTTTGAGCACGATCTGGGCCTCAGGTTCGGTCTTGACCAGGATATGCCGGGCATGGGTTTGCTCCTGCTCCCGGGGCACCTCTGCCCGGAGCGCCTCCTGCAGGTTCGCCCGCACGAGCGAGGCCCGAAGCACATCTCGCAGATCGGCCTCGGAGATCCCGGCCGTCTTCAGGTACTGCCGCAAGGCAGCCCGATACGCCTCTTGCGTGAAGGGAGTTGGAGTCGGCAGCGAGATTGCTGTCGGGGCTGGCGAGGCCGAGGCGCCCGCGGCTGGCGTGGCGGTCGAAGCCAGCGCGGCCAGCGCCAGCTCGGTCGGGTCGGGCGTCGGGCTGGGCCGCGGCGTGGGCGTCCCCTGAGGGAAGTAGCCGAAGGCTTGTTCCAGCGACTGCTGGACCTCCGCCTCGGACACCGACAAGCCCCGGCCCTCGAATTCCGCTTCGATCAGACGGTCTTCGATCACCTGGTTGAGGGCAGTGTCAGCGGCCGTCGCCGCTTCGCCGCCGGTGAGCAGCAGCAGCCGCAGCCGTGATTCCACCTGTCTGGCCGAGATCTCCTGCCCATTAACGGTGGCCAACGGCTGGGACGGGGCAAGCACCGCCTGGTCGTACCAGCCGAACAGCAGCAGCCCGAAGATCAGCGTCAGGGTCACTGCCAGGCCGGCGACCAGCCAGCGTCTCACCCTGCGTTCACGTTGCTCGCGGGCGAGGTGCTTCTTGTTGACAGGTGCAGAGATTGGGCGCTTGGCCATACTGCCAGCTTTCTGTCATTGGGTCAGTTCGGACCGCCGGAGACCGTTCGCCGCGATCCTGCTTAGCGGAACCGCTCCGCCCGGAAGGGCAGCAGCGCCAGATGGCGGGAACGTTTGATCGCCCGGGCCAGCATGCGCTGGTGCCGGGCGCAAGCCCCGCTGTCGCGACGGGTGCGTATTCGCCCCTGCTCGGTGACGAAGCGCTTCAGGACCTCAACCGACTTATGGTCGATCGACTTCGCCCGCTCAGCGCAGAATTGGCACACTCGCGGCTTGCGGATGAACCGCCGGCGTCCACCACGCTCGCCGCCGGAATACTCCTGCGTATCCTCTCGCTCGTTCGGTCCACGTTCGCTCAAGACTCACACTCCTGTTGCCCCATCCGCGGGGCGTGGCGGGGCTTCGAACGGATAGCTCTCTTCTTCACCCGGGCCGGCGACGAATGAGGCTCCGGCCGCTTCGCGTCGCTCCCCGAGGATGATGATCTCCTTGGCGACCAACTCGGTCGCGAAGTACTTGCTGCCCTCGGCGTCTTCCCAGCGTCGCGTTTGCAGCCGGCCCTCAACGTATGCCTGCTGGCCGCGTGACAGGTGCTGGTTGCATATCTCGGCGAGACTCCCCCAGGCAACCACGTTGAACCACTCGGTCTCTTCATGCCGTTCTCCGCTGGCGGAATGCCAGGAGCGGGTGGTGGCCACGGTAAACGTCGCCACCGGGCGGCCTGACGGTGTGTAGCGCAACTCCGGATCCCGGCCAAGATGGCCAATGATCATGACCTTGTTCAGTCCGCGGGTCATTTCACGCTCCGGCTGAGGAGGCATCCCTTTCAGCGCTGCGACTCGTTGGTAACCAGAAAACGCAGGATCGCCTCTGTGAGGCGCATGTTGGCCTCGACCGATAGCCCGGCCTGGGGGGGCATGCTGGCGAACACGAAGGTGTACACCCCGTCTCGCCGTTTGCGGATCGGGTACGCCATTCGCCGCTTGCCCCACCGGTCAACCTTGGTCACAGATCCGCCGGCAGCCTCGACCCAACCCTTGACCTTGTCTTCCAGAGCGGTCAGGGCGGTTTCGTCGAGATCCGGATCGGCAATATATGCGATTTCGTAGTTGCGCATGGAGGAACCTCCTTCCCTCGGGATTGCCCCAGCCTAGTCGTCGTCGACGACTGGTTGGAGCGGGACTCGCCATGGACATGGCGAGGCAACGGGCGGATCTTACCATAATCGTCGGTTCTTGACAATGGCTCTGCCTTTGCTCCATCTTTCACGGTATAATCCTGCCAGCCTGAGGCCGGCCAGCGCCGGCTACAGGGGGCTGCGGGGGCACACGCCGGGCAGATCGGTTGTCTCCTGCCTGCCGCCCGGCCCGCGAGCCCCGGGCACGATCGGCCAGGCAGTGACGCCTGGCTGGTTTATGCTCAAGACGTCCCCCAGGGCGGTACGCAGGAGCAGCAATGCCAGGAGCCAAGATCGCGTTCGGCACCGACGGCTGGCGCGGGCGGATCGCTGAGGACTTTACCTACGACGCGGTCCGCCGCTGCTCGGCCGGGTTTGCCGAACACTTGCGCAGAACCGCCGGCGATAGCCTGCCCGTGGTGATCGGCTACGACAAGCGTTTCGCCTCTGAGCATTTTGCGGCCGCGGCTGCCGAGGTACTGGCGGCCCAGGGATTCCGGGTCCTACTGACCGACGGCCCCACACCTACACCGGTTATCTCCTATGCCGTCGTTTCCCAGCAGGCGGCTGGCGCCATCAACATCACCGCTTCCCACAATCCGCCCGATGACAACGGGTTCAAGGTCCGGGATCATCGCGGTGGCGCCATTCCGCCGCAGGGACTCCAGCAGATCGAGAGCGCTATTCCCTCGTCGGATGACGATGTCGCCCGCATGCCGCTGCAGCAGGCGCTGGCTGCCGGACGTGTCCAACGCTTCGACCCAGCCCCAGCTTACCTTGAGCACATTGCCGAGCTGGTGGACCTCGATCCCCTGCGCCGGGCTTCCCTCACCGTCCTGATCGACTGCATGTGGGGCAACGGCGCCGGCTGGTTTCCGCGCCTTCTGGGTGGACAGACTATCCGGCTGATCGAGATGCACAACATCCGCAACCCCGTGTTCCCGGAGATGATACGACCGGAGCCCATCCCCCCCAACGTCGACCCGGCGCTCCATGCCGTTCGGCCCAACGGCGCAGATGTCCTCCTGATCACCGACGGGGACGCCGACCGCCTCGGCCTCGGAGACGAGAACGGCGTGTTTATCGACCAGTTGCGCGCCTTTGGATTGCTGGCCTACTACATGCTGGAGATTCGCGGGGAGCGCGGGCCAATCGTGAAGACGCTTTCCACGACCTCGATGCTGGACAAGCTCGGCCGTGAGTACGGGGTCCCGGTGTACGAAACCGGCGTCGGGTTCAAGTACGTGGCTCCGAAAATGGTCGAAGTCGATGCCATGATTGGCGGCGAGGAGTCCGGGGGCTACGCCTTCCGCAATCATGTGCCGGAGCGCGACGGGATTCTGGCTGGGTTGTACGTGCTCGACATGATGGTCCGCACCGGCAAGAAGCCGTCAGCGCTGGTGGAAGACCTGTTTCGCCGCGTCGGCGCGCACTACTACGACCGCATCGACACCCCGCTGCCTCCCGAGCAACGCCAGGCGCTGGAGGACCGGGTCCGACACGCCAGTCCGAAGGCGATCGCCGGGTTGCCTGTCACCGGTCTGAATTCCCTGGACGGGTACAAGTACTTGCTGGGCGAGCGCGGCTGGATGCTGATCCGCTTCTCCGGCACAGAACCCATCGTGCGCGTGTACTGCGAGACGACCGAGGTAGATCGCGTGCAGCCCATCCTTCAAGACGGGCTGCGCTTGCTGGGGTTGAAATAAGGCTGTGGACCTCCGGCTCGTTGACACGCATTGCCACCTGTACATGCCCGGCTTCGAGGCTGATTTCGACTCCGTGCTGGAGAGAGCCCGTCAGAGCGGCGTCGAGCGCATCCTGGTTCCAGGCATTGACCTTGCGACCAGTCGCAGAGCCGTGGAGCTGGCCGAAGCCCACGACGAGCTGTTTGCGGCCGTCGGGATCCACCCCCATCATGCCGAGCAGGCGACAGACGAATCGCTGCGCCAGATCGAAATCCTGGCTCGGTCGCCCAAAGTGCTGGCCATCGGCGAGATCGGGCTGGACTACCATCGGGAGTCAGAAACGGCCGGGCAGCAGGCCTCGGCCCTCAAGGCCCAGTTGGACATCGCCTCCCGTCTCCGCCTCCCGGTCGTTCTGCACTCGCGTGATGCACTTGCCCCCCTGCTCACCATGCTCAGGGCCTGGGCGCAGGATCTGCCCCCGGTGCTCCAGGATCGGTGCGGCGTGCTGCATGCGTTCTCAGGCGACCTGCCGGCCGCCGCTCAAGCCACGCAGGCCGGGTTCTTCCTGGGTGCCGGAGGCCCCGTGACCTACCCGTCGGCGAAAGGGCTGCGGGCGACCCTGTCCCAGGTAGGCCTTGATCGACTGCTGACCGAGACCGACGCCCCGTACCTCGCCCCGCAGGCCCACCGAGGCCAGCGCAACGAGCCCGCCTATGTCCGGTATGTGGCTACCGCCATCGGCGAATTGACAGACCAGCCCCTCGGCGTTGTGGCGGAGACGCTGCGCGCCAACGCCTCCCGCCTGTTTGATTGGGAATATGGAAACCACAACCCTCGGGTTTGTTGAGCTGATCCGCCCCGGGCTGGAGGCTGTCGAGGGGGTGATGCGCGCTCACCCCGGCGGACATCACCCCTCGCTGGACGACGCCGTCGAACAGCTCCTCGCCTCCGGCGGCAAGCGCATCCGCCCGGCGGTCGTTCTGCTGGTGGGCGAGTTGCTGGAAGGGCGCGCCGATGGCCTGGTGACCCTGGCTGCCGCCATTGAAATGCTGCACTCGGCGACCCTCGTCCACGACGACTTGATCGACGGCGCGACCCTGCGCCGTGGCGCGCCGACGCTGAACGCCACGTGGAGCGCCGGCGCCACAGTCCTCACCG
This sequence is a window from Anaerolineales bacterium. Protein-coding genes within it:
- a CDS encoding peptidylprolyl isomerase; this encodes MAKRPISAPVNKKHLAREQRERRVRRWLVAGLAVTLTLIFGLLLFGWYDQAVLAPSQPLATVNGQEISARQVESRLRLLLLTGGEAATAADTALNQVIEDRLIEAEFEGRGLSVSEAEVQQSLEQAFGYFPQGTPTPRPSPTPDPTELALAALASTATPAAGASASPAPTAISLPTPTPFTQEAYRAALRQYLKTAGISEADLRDVLRASLVRANLQEALRAEVPREQEQTHARHILVKTEPEAQIVLKRLKDGESWEALAAELSLDEANKDQGGDLGWFGRNAMTPAFEEAAFAGKVGAVVGPVQTPFGWHLIDIQDRQVRTLDEFEYQLAGSSAFRAWLDTRRTEAVLDIADDWGERLLALLGG
- a CDS encoding phosphoglucomutase/phosphomannomutase family protein, with the translated sequence MPGAKIAFGTDGWRGRIAEDFTYDAVRRCSAGFAEHLRRTAGDSLPVVIGYDKRFASEHFAAAAAEVLAAQGFRVLLTDGPTPTPVISYAVVSQQAAGAINITASHNPPDDNGFKVRDHRGGAIPPQGLQQIESAIPSSDDDVARMPLQQALAAGRVQRFDPAPAYLEHIAELVDLDPLRRASLTVLIDCMWGNGAGWFPRLLGGQTIRLIEMHNIRNPVFPEMIRPEPIPPNVDPALHAVRPNGADVLLITDGDADRLGLGDENGVFIDQLRAFGLLAYYMLEIRGERGPIVKTLSTTSMLDKLGREYGVPVYETGVGFKYVAPKMVEVDAMIGGEESGGYAFRNHVPERDGILAGLYVLDMMVRTGKKPSALVEDLFRRVGAHYYDRIDTPLPPEQRQALEDRVRHASPKAIAGLPVTGLNSLDGYKYLLGERGWMLIRFSGTEPIVRVYCETTEVDRVQPILQDGLRLLGLK
- a CDS encoding TatD family hydrolase, which gives rise to MDLRLVDTHCHLYMPGFEADFDSVLERARQSGVERILVPGIDLATSRRAVELAEAHDELFAAVGIHPHHAEQATDESLRQIEILARSPKVLAIGEIGLDYHRESETAGQQASALKAQLDIASRLRLPVVLHSRDALAPLLTMLRAWAQDLPPVLQDRCGVLHAFSGDLPAAAQATQAGFFLGAGGPVTYPSAKGLRATLSQVGLDRLLTETDAPYLAPQAHRGQRNEPAYVRYVATAIGELTDQPLGVVAETLRANASRLFDWEYGNHNPRVC
- a CDS encoding single-stranded DNA-binding protein, whose protein sequence is MTRGLNKVMIIGHLGRDPELRYTPSGRPVATFTVATTRSWHSASGERHEETEWFNVVAWGSLAEICNQHLSRGQQAYVEGRLQTRRWEDAEGSKYFATELVAKEIIILGERREAAGASFVAGPGEEESYPFEAPPRPADGATGV
- a CDS encoding bifunctional (p)ppGpp synthetase/guanosine-3',5'-bis(diphosphate) 3'-pyrophosphohydrolase, whose translation is MDLSGLLKTLPESTSPVDRDLIVRAYQVADKAHDGQVRASGEAHIRHSLAVARILSELGAPPAAIAAGLLHDTVEDTSITLKDLEKEFGPEVASLVDGVTKLTQLPRVSRRGEREAGGRPARDADLAKETLRKTFLAMGDDVRVVVIKLADRLHNMRTLRHLPAEKRRRIAEETQEIFAPLASRLGIWQMKWELEDLSFRHSQPEKFREIAQLVSTRRESRERELAAIDQRLRDVLTQAGIEAEVSGRPKHLYSIYRKMERKEVPFDQVYDVRGVRIMAARPADCYLALGVIHGHWKPIPGTFDDYIATPKDSFYQSLHTAVVYDDGKTLEVQIRTPEMHENAEYGIAAHWRYKEGRRRDDAFEQRINWLRGLMDWRQDVDDASDFVDAMKTEVFEDRVYVFSPKGDVFDLPAGSTPIDFAYHVHTDIGHRCRGAKVNGKLVTLDHRLRTGDSVVVLIAKRGGPSRDWLNSSLEMAHSQRARTKIRQWFKRQDREQNIGQGRLLLDRELRRLGIEGVPYDQIAGDLDFSTTDDLLAAIGCGDIHLGRILQKVVARESEQEDLAPDLAMVSRPTEVASGEISILGIPGLLTNLARCCKPAPGDPIVGYVTRGRGATIHRQDCPNVLRVRDHERIVQVSWGQPKQTYPVSVRLRAYDRDGLMRDVSTLVSNEGISMSQVHVSAKDSLATFDLVMGITDVSQLSRVLNRLEALPNVLEARRLKPG
- the rpsR gene encoding 30S ribosomal protein S18; translated protein: MSERGPNEREDTQEYSGGERGGRRRFIRKPRVCQFCAERAKSIDHKSVEVLKRFVTEQGRIRTRRDSGACARHQRMLARAIKRSRHLALLPFRAERFR
- the rpsF gene encoding 30S ribosomal protein S6 yields the protein MRNYEIAYIADPDLDETALTALEDKVKGWVEAAGGSVTKVDRWGKRRMAYPIRKRRDGVYTFVFASMPPQAGLSVEANMRLTEAILRFLVTNESQR